From a single Hypomesus transpacificus isolate Combined female chromosome 14, fHypTra1, whole genome shotgun sequence genomic region:
- the ano5a gene encoding anoctamin-5 isoform X5 gives MQHCMEVTTMEVDKHQQSKDSIFFRDGVRRIDFVVSYVVEDKEGDRKPERRKEYEANMQKAGLELELEDKAESDDGKTYFLKIHAPWEVLATYADVLKIKAPFKANDIPNNTDVPMNWLFTPFRLPDHIMNPEPDYFTAPYNNGKEDFFLIDNKETFFSPSVRNRIVYYIMSRCPYSKEDRDKDKKGIKRLLNNGTYISAFPLHDSSYWKRSRNPNCESDRYDLYKHWAQFFCFFKEQPLNLVRKYYGEKIGVYFAWLGFYTEMLFFAAIVGLICFLYGLFTFDENVTSKEICSDEIGGNIIMCPLCDKKCGYWKLNSTCNSSWQSHLFDNFGTLFFAIFMGIWVTLFLEFWKRRQARLEYEWDLVDFEEEQQKLQLRPEYETKCTSRRMNRVTQEMELVFERTVGDLVAKVLLCWTTVLLWISLIIACIIGVIAYRLAVYAAFASIMKDSPTNNLQVVGSLITPQLATSVTASCINFVIIMILNMMYERVAVWITDMEIPKTHLEYENKLTMKMFLFQFVNYYSSCFYVAFFKGKFVGYPGKYVYMFGSSLRNEECDPGGCLIELTTQLVIVMAGKQVWGNIQEALVPWLMNWWKSRKARNHPESLYSRWEQDENLQSFGQLGLFYEYLELVIQFGFITLFVASFPLAPLLALLNNIVEVRVDAWKFTTQFRRPVAAKAHSIGAWEEILSGVAVFSVVTNAFIVAFTSDMIPRLVYMYAYQPDGDFSMKGYINNSLSVFNISEFPFENAPDDGESPSWFNSSIYTTCRYRDYRYPSGHERQYSYTMQFWHILAAKLAFIIIMEHVVFSVKFFVAWMIPDVPSDVKARVKRERYLVQEYLHDYEVEKLKKQLIQESDCTCTPMIYPSLNTHEVLSQCL, from the exons ATGCAACACTGCATGGAGGTAACAACCATGGAG GTTGACAAGCATCAGCAGAGTAAAGACTCTATATTTTTCCGGGATGGAGTGCGGAGAATTGATTTTGTCGTGTCCTACGTCGTTGAagacaaggagggagacaggaaaccA gagaggaggaaggagtatGAAGCAAACATGCAGAAGGCAGGTCTGGAGCTGGAGTTGGAGGACAAGGCG GAGTCAGATGATGGGAAGACGTACTTTTTAAAGATCCATGCCCCTTGGGAGGTGCTGGCCACCTACGCAGACGTGCTCAAGATCAAAGCACCGTTCAAGGCCAATGACATCCCCAACAACACAGACGTTCCCATGAACTGGCTCTTCACCCCCTTCCGCCTGCCTGACCACATCATGAACCCAGAGCCAGACTACTTCACAGCACCCTACAACAATGGCAAGGAGGACTTCTTCCTCATTGACAACAAAGAgaccttcttctctccttccgtcCGTAACAGGATA GTGTACTACATTATGTCCCGCTGCCCCTACAGCAAAGAGGACAGGGATAAAGACAAGAAGGGCATCAAAAGACTGTTGAACAATGGGACCTACATCTCTGCTTTCCCGCTACATGAT AGTTCCTACTGGAAGAGATCGAGGAATCCCAACTGTGAGAGTGATAGATATGACCTTTACAAGCACTGGGCTCAGTTCTTCTGTTTCTTCAAGGAACAGCCCCTCAACCTTGTAAG GAAGTACTACGGGGAGAAGATAGGAGTGTATTTCGCTTGGCTGGGCTTCTACACCGAGATGCTGTTCTTCGCTGCAATAGTGGGCCTCATCTGCTTCCTCTACGGACTTTTCACCTTTGATGAAAATGTGACGAG TAAAGAAATATGCAGTGATGAAATTGGAGGCAACATCATCATGTGTCCACTTTGTGATAAGAAGTGTGGATATTGGAAACTCAACTCAACCTGTAACTCTTCCTGG CAATCCCATCTATTTGACAACTTTGGGACATTATTCTTCGCCATTTTCATGGGAATATGGG taaccctgttcctggagttCTGGAAGCGGCGACAGGCTCGACTGGAGTACGAGTGGGACCTGGTGGACTTtgaggaggaacagcagaaaCTGCAGCTGAGGCCAGAGTATGAGACCAAGTGCACCAGCCGGCGGATGAACCGCGTCACCCAG GAGATGGAGTTGGTTTTTGAAAGGACTGTAGGGGATCTGGTGGCCAAAGTGCTGCTGTGCTGGACCACTGTGCTCCTGTGG ATCTCCTTAATCATTGCTTGCATCATCGGGGTGATAGCCTACCGCCTGGCGGTGTATGCAGCCTTCGCCAGCATCATGAAGGACAGCCCCACCAACAATCTACAGGTGGTGGGTTCTCTCATCACTCCTCAGCTGGCCACCTCCGTCACGGCCTCCTGCATCAACTTTGTCATCATCATGATCCTCAACATGATGTACGAGAGAGTGGCTGTCTGGATCACTGACATGG AAATCCCAAAGACTCACTTGGAGTACGAGAACAAGCTGACCATGAAGATGTTCCTCTTCCAGTTTGTCAACTATTATTCCTCTTGCTTCTACGTGGCCTTCTTCAAGGGAAAGTTCGTGGGCTATCCTGGGAAATACGTGTACATGTTCGGCAGCTCGCTGAGAAACGAGGAG tGTGACCCAGGAGGTTGTCTAATCGAGCTAACCACTCAGCTTGTCATAGTGATGGCTGGTAAACAGGTGTGGGGTAACATCCAAGAGGCCCTTGTCCC gtggcTAATGAACTGGTGGAAAAGCAGAAAGGCTCGTAATCACCCAGAGAGTTTGTACAGCCGCTGGGAGCAGGACGAAAACCTCCAGAGCTTCGGTCAGCTGGGTCTCTTCTATGAGTACCTGGAATTGG TGATCCAGTTTGGCTTCATCACTCTATTCGTGGCCTCCTTCCCCCTGGCCCCTCTGCTGGCGCTCTTGAACAACATCGTCGAGGTGAGAGTGGATGCCTGGAAGTTCACCACTCAGTTCCGACGGCCGGTGGCCGCCAAGGCCCATAGCATCGGGGCCTGGGAGGAGATCCTTAGCGGTGTGGCGGTCTTTTCCGTTGTCACCAAC GCGTTTATCGTGGCCTTCACCTCAGACATGATTCCTCGACTTGTGTACATGTACGCCTACCAACCGGATGGGGATTTCAGCATGAAAGGCTACATCAACAACAGTCTGTCAGTGTTCAACATCTCAGAGTTTCCCTTCGAAAACGCACCTGATGATGGAGAGAGCCCTTCCTGGTTCAACAGCTCTATCTACACCACATGCAG GTATCGTGACTATCGCTATCCCTCAGGCCATGAGAGGCAATACTCCTACACCATGCAGTTCTGGCACATTCTAGCTGCCAAGTTGgctttcatcatcatcatggag CATGTGGTGTTCTCCGTGAAGTTCTTCGTGGCCTGGATGATCCCTGACGTTCCGTCGGACGTGAAAGCCAGAGTGAAGCGGGAACGCTACCTCGTTCAGGAGTACCTGCACGACTACGAGGTGGAGAAACTGAAGAAACAGCTCATTCAGGAGAGCGACTGCACCTGCACCCCCATGATTTACCCGTCCCTTAACACTCACGAGGtactctctcagtgtctctag
- the ano5a gene encoding anoctamin-5 isoform X4 has translation MNRITAKSGDETLIEMSPAESYSEENNGFRSHSIHSRGSPHDEPPEVDKHQQSKDSIFFRDGVRRIDFVVSYVVEDKEGDRKPERRKEYEANMQKAGLELELEDKAESDDGKTYFLKIHAPWEVLATYADVLKIKAPFKANDIPNNTDVPMNWLFTPFRLPDHIMNPEPDYFTAPYNNGKEDFFLIDNKETFFSPSVRNRIVYYIMSRCPYSKEDRDKDKKGIKRLLNNGTYISAFPLHDSSYWKRSRNPNCESDRYDLYKHWAQFFCFFKEQPLNLVRKYYGEKIGVYFAWLGFYTEMLFFAAIVGLICFLYGLFTFDENVTSKEICSDEIGGNIIMCPLCDKKCGYWKLNSTCNSSWQSHLFDNFGTLFFAIFMGIWVTLFLEFWKRRQARLEYEWDLVDFEEEQQKLQLRPEYETKCTSRRMNRVTQEMELVFERTVGDLVAKVLLCWTTVLLWISLIIACIIGVIAYRLAVYAAFASIMKDSPTNNLQVVGSLITPQLATSVTASCINFVIIMILNMMYERVAVWITDMEIPKTHLEYENKLTMKMFLFQFVNYYSSCFYVAFFKGKFVGYPGKYVYMFGSSLRNEECDPGGCLIELTTQLVIVMAGKQVWGNIQEALVPWLMNWWKSRKARNHPESLYSRWEQDENLQSFGQLGLFYEYLELVIQFGFITLFVASFPLAPLLALLNNIVEVRVDAWKFTTQFRRPVAAKAHSIGAWEEILSGVAVFSVVTNAFIVAFTSDMIPRLVYMYAYQPDGDFSMKGYINNSLSVFNISEFPFENAPDDGESPSWFNSSIYTTCRYRDYRYPSGHERQYSYTMQFWHILAAKLAFIIIMEHVVFSVKFFVAWMIPDVPSDVKARVKRERYLVQEYLHDYEVEKLKKQLIQESDCTCTPMIYPSLNTHEVLSQCL, from the exons GTTGACAAGCATCAGCAGAGTAAAGACTCTATATTTTTCCGGGATGGAGTGCGGAGAATTGATTTTGTCGTGTCCTACGTCGTTGAagacaaggagggagacaggaaaccA gagaggaggaaggagtatGAAGCAAACATGCAGAAGGCAGGTCTGGAGCTGGAGTTGGAGGACAAGGCG GAGTCAGATGATGGGAAGACGTACTTTTTAAAGATCCATGCCCCTTGGGAGGTGCTGGCCACCTACGCAGACGTGCTCAAGATCAAAGCACCGTTCAAGGCCAATGACATCCCCAACAACACAGACGTTCCCATGAACTGGCTCTTCACCCCCTTCCGCCTGCCTGACCACATCATGAACCCAGAGCCAGACTACTTCACAGCACCCTACAACAATGGCAAGGAGGACTTCTTCCTCATTGACAACAAAGAgaccttcttctctccttccgtcCGTAACAGGATA GTGTACTACATTATGTCCCGCTGCCCCTACAGCAAAGAGGACAGGGATAAAGACAAGAAGGGCATCAAAAGACTGTTGAACAATGGGACCTACATCTCTGCTTTCCCGCTACATGAT AGTTCCTACTGGAAGAGATCGAGGAATCCCAACTGTGAGAGTGATAGATATGACCTTTACAAGCACTGGGCTCAGTTCTTCTGTTTCTTCAAGGAACAGCCCCTCAACCTTGTAAG GAAGTACTACGGGGAGAAGATAGGAGTGTATTTCGCTTGGCTGGGCTTCTACACCGAGATGCTGTTCTTCGCTGCAATAGTGGGCCTCATCTGCTTCCTCTACGGACTTTTCACCTTTGATGAAAATGTGACGAG TAAAGAAATATGCAGTGATGAAATTGGAGGCAACATCATCATGTGTCCACTTTGTGATAAGAAGTGTGGATATTGGAAACTCAACTCAACCTGTAACTCTTCCTGG CAATCCCATCTATTTGACAACTTTGGGACATTATTCTTCGCCATTTTCATGGGAATATGGG taaccctgttcctggagttCTGGAAGCGGCGACAGGCTCGACTGGAGTACGAGTGGGACCTGGTGGACTTtgaggaggaacagcagaaaCTGCAGCTGAGGCCAGAGTATGAGACCAAGTGCACCAGCCGGCGGATGAACCGCGTCACCCAG GAGATGGAGTTGGTTTTTGAAAGGACTGTAGGGGATCTGGTGGCCAAAGTGCTGCTGTGCTGGACCACTGTGCTCCTGTGG ATCTCCTTAATCATTGCTTGCATCATCGGGGTGATAGCCTACCGCCTGGCGGTGTATGCAGCCTTCGCCAGCATCATGAAGGACAGCCCCACCAACAATCTACAGGTGGTGGGTTCTCTCATCACTCCTCAGCTGGCCACCTCCGTCACGGCCTCCTGCATCAACTTTGTCATCATCATGATCCTCAACATGATGTACGAGAGAGTGGCTGTCTGGATCACTGACATGG AAATCCCAAAGACTCACTTGGAGTACGAGAACAAGCTGACCATGAAGATGTTCCTCTTCCAGTTTGTCAACTATTATTCCTCTTGCTTCTACGTGGCCTTCTTCAAGGGAAAGTTCGTGGGCTATCCTGGGAAATACGTGTACATGTTCGGCAGCTCGCTGAGAAACGAGGAG tGTGACCCAGGAGGTTGTCTAATCGAGCTAACCACTCAGCTTGTCATAGTGATGGCTGGTAAACAGGTGTGGGGTAACATCCAAGAGGCCCTTGTCCC gtggcTAATGAACTGGTGGAAAAGCAGAAAGGCTCGTAATCACCCAGAGAGTTTGTACAGCCGCTGGGAGCAGGACGAAAACCTCCAGAGCTTCGGTCAGCTGGGTCTCTTCTATGAGTACCTGGAATTGG TGATCCAGTTTGGCTTCATCACTCTATTCGTGGCCTCCTTCCCCCTGGCCCCTCTGCTGGCGCTCTTGAACAACATCGTCGAGGTGAGAGTGGATGCCTGGAAGTTCACCACTCAGTTCCGACGGCCGGTGGCCGCCAAGGCCCATAGCATCGGGGCCTGGGAGGAGATCCTTAGCGGTGTGGCGGTCTTTTCCGTTGTCACCAAC GCGTTTATCGTGGCCTTCACCTCAGACATGATTCCTCGACTTGTGTACATGTACGCCTACCAACCGGATGGGGATTTCAGCATGAAAGGCTACATCAACAACAGTCTGTCAGTGTTCAACATCTCAGAGTTTCCCTTCGAAAACGCACCTGATGATGGAGAGAGCCCTTCCTGGTTCAACAGCTCTATCTACACCACATGCAG GTATCGTGACTATCGCTATCCCTCAGGCCATGAGAGGCAATACTCCTACACCATGCAGTTCTGGCACATTCTAGCTGCCAAGTTGgctttcatcatcatcatggag CATGTGGTGTTCTCCGTGAAGTTCTTCGTGGCCTGGATGATCCCTGACGTTCCGTCGGACGTGAAAGCCAGAGTGAAGCGGGAACGCTACCTCGTTCAGGAGTACCTGCACGACTACGAGGTGGAGAAACTGAAGAAACAGCTCATTCAGGAGAGCGACTGCACCTGCACCCCCATGATTTACCCGTCCCTTAACACTCACGAGGtactctctcagtgtctctag